In Scyliorhinus canicula chromosome 27, sScyCan1.1, whole genome shotgun sequence, the following proteins share a genomic window:
- the tbcb gene encoding tubulin-folding cofactor B, producing MEEGSYRVVSAPAVEVRITSSLSSFVSEKRFNRGVTVSELKCKLELIVGSPASCMELQLFSPDDKFIGLLNQDDALLGSYPIDDRCRIHVIDQSGVKIGEFEDVSNVIKYEMSNEAYDKRTDSMRLFLKRSKLGLYDEEQKAKNEVELEQRVQEEKTLADAILVGARCEVVISGQPTKRGTVMYVGQTDFKPGYWIGLKYDEPLGKHDGSVNGKKYFQCQYKYGAFVKPQSVTVGDYPEEDYGLNDEM from the exons ATGGAGGAGGGCTCATACCGGGTGGTGTCGGCGCCGGCGGTCGAGGTGCGAATCACCAGCTCGCTTTCGTCCTTTGTGTCGGAGAAAAGATTCAACCGAGGCGTCACCGTGTCCGAGCTGAAA TGCAAATTGGAGCTGATTGTGGGCTCTCCAGCCTCCTGCATGGAGCTGCAGCTATTCAGTCCAGATGACAAATTCATTGGCTTGCTGAACCAAGATGATGCATTGCTGGGTTCCTATCCAATTGATGACCGCTGCCGAATACAT GTAATAGACCAAAGTGGAGTGAAGATTGGAGAGTTTGAGGATGTGTCTAATGTTATAAAATATGAAATGTCCAATGAAGCCTATGATAAGAGAACAG ATTCGATGCGTTTGTTCCTGAAACGCAGTAAACTGGGCTTGTATGATGAAgaacagaaagcaaagaatgaGGTTGAACTTGAGCAGAGGGTACAAGAAGAAAAGACTTTGGCTGATGCCATTCTAGTTGGTGCAAGATGTGAGGTTGTAATCTCGGGCCAGCCAACTAAACGTGGCACAGTAATGTATGTGG GTCAAACAGATTTTAAACCAGGATACTGGATTGGACTGAAATATGATGAACCTTTAGGGAAACATGATGGAAG TGTGAACGGAAAGAAGTATTTTCAGTGTCAGTACAAGTACGGTGCATTTGTGAAGCCACAGTCCGTAACAGTGGGAGATTATCCGGAGGAGGACTATGGTCTAAATGATGAAATGTAA
- the LOC119957936 gene encoding basic proline-rich protein-like translates to PPSPPSPPLPPLPPLPPSPPSPPLPLPPPPPPPPSPPLPLPPPPPPPPSPFPPLPPPPSPSPPSPPPPLPLPPPPPSPPSPFPLPPSPFPLPPPPPPSPFPPSPFPLPPSPFPPLPLPPSPPSPSPSPPSPFPPLPLPPSPPSPFPPLPLPLPPPPPSPPSPSPPSPFPPSPFPPLPLPPPPPSPFPPPPPSPPLPPPFPPPSPPSPPPSPPSPPPSPPPPPPPPPPPSPPLPPPPSPPLPPPPPPPSPPPSPPLPLPPPPPSPLPPPPFPPPPPPPFPPPPPPPPPPPFPPPTPRPLSPLRPRPLPPSDPPPSPPLRPRPLPPSDPPPSPSDPAPFPPPPPPPSPPLPPPPSPPLPPPPSPPLPPPPSPPLPPPPSPPPPSPLPPPTPPP, encoded by the exons cccccttcccccccctccccccccctcccccccctcccccccctccccccctcccccccctcccctcccctcccccttcccccccctcccccccctcccccttccccccccctcccccttcccccccctccccccccccccccctcccccttcccccccctccccccccccccatccccttcccccccctccccccccccccccctcccccttcccccccctcccccttcccccccctcccccttcccccttcccccctcccccttcccccttcccccccctccccccccctcccccttccccccctcccccttcccccttcccccttcccccttcccccccctcccccttcccccttcccccccctccccttccccttcccccccctcccccttcccccccctcccccttcccccttcccccccctcccccttcccccccctccccctcccccttcccccccctcccccttcccccccctccccttcccccccctcccccttccccccctcccccttcccccccctcccccttcccccccctcccccttcccccttccccccccctcccccttcccccccccttcccccccccttcccccccccttcccccccctccccccccccttcccccccctccccccccccttccccccctcccccccc tccccccccccctcccccttcccccccccttcccccccccccctccccccccctcccccccccccccccccctccctcccctcccccttccccccccctcccccttcccccccctcccccttccccctt gcccccgccccctttcccccctccgcccccgccccctttcccccctccgcccccgcctccgcccccgccccctttcccccctccgaccccccgccccctttcccccctccgaccccgcccccttcccccctccgacccccccccctccccccccctccgaccccgcccccttcccccctccgacccccccccttccccctccgaccccgcccccttcccccctccccccccgcccccttccccccctttgcccccacccccttccccccctttgcccccacccccttccccccctttgcccccacccccttccccccctttgcccccgcccccttcccccccgcccccttcccccctgccccctccgaccccgccccct